One segment of Stomatobaculum sp. F0698 DNA contains the following:
- a CDS encoding homocysteine S-methyltransferase family protein has product MEKRDLRACLGKEWLYCDGGTGSLLQEKGLKGGELPERWNLERPEDIIEIAESYFRAGADIVNSNTFGANRLHYPDRTELEQIVRAGVRHVRTGLQRSGRTDGFVALDLGPTGRLLKPMGDLAFEDCVAIFAEAVRWGKEEGADLVLIETMSDAMEAKAAVLAAKENSDLPVFVTTVFDEKGKMLTGGTVESVTAMLEGLRVDALGVNCGLGPLQLYPIVKQLREVCSLPIIVNPNAGLPHAKDGVTYYDLGAEEFAAEMKKIAELGVHVLGGCCGTTPEHIRLEIEATRALPFEAPVNKHRAVVSSFSQTVELGKRPVIIGERINPTGKKRFKEALRTGDIEYILEQGIEQEEAGADMLDVNVGLPEINEPEMMETVMTRLQGVTALPLQLDTTNLEALERGLRLYHGKAMINSVNGKEESLETVLPLVAKYGGVVVGLALDENGIPEDAEGRIRVAKKIYARAAEYGIPPEDIIIDGLAMTISTDDNSANVTLEVLRRVRDELHGHSILGVSNISFGLPQRELINSFFFALAMKSGLSCAIINPNNEAMMAAYRSYLALSGFDRQCQGYIAEYAGKANVFAGKGKVVVAAEGGEKAKIGSAELPEGMQGSPLIDAIRFGLGEKATEETTRRIEEGEAPLDIVNRELIPALDVVGKGFEKGTLFLPQLLMAAEAAKSAFEVVKKSMSGTARKERGSVILATVKGDIHDIGKNIVKVLMENYGYKVYDLGRDVPAEAIVETALQHDVKLVGLSALMTTTVVNMESTIKLLREKKPDAKVVVGGAVMTKEYADDIGADCYAKEAMDTVRYADTLFPEV; this is encoded by the coding sequence ATGGAGAAGAGAGATTTACGCGCCTGTCTCGGCAAGGAGTGGCTCTACTGTGACGGCGGAACCGGCTCCCTTTTACAGGAAAAGGGCCTAAAGGGCGGAGAACTGCCGGAGCGGTGGAATCTGGAGCGCCCCGAGGACATCATTGAGATTGCGGAGTCATATTTCCGTGCGGGCGCGGACATTGTGAACAGCAATACCTTCGGCGCAAACCGCCTGCACTACCCGGACAGGACGGAGCTCGAGCAAATTGTCCGCGCGGGTGTGCGCCATGTTAGAACGGGCCTTCAGCGAAGCGGTCGAACGGACGGCTTTGTCGCGCTGGACTTGGGCCCCACCGGACGCCTCTTAAAGCCGATGGGCGATCTCGCCTTTGAGGACTGTGTCGCGATTTTTGCGGAGGCGGTGCGCTGGGGCAAGGAAGAGGGGGCGGATCTCGTGCTGATCGAGACCATGTCCGATGCGATGGAGGCAAAGGCTGCGGTGCTCGCGGCAAAGGAGAACTCGGATCTTCCGGTCTTTGTCACAACGGTCTTTGACGAGAAGGGAAAGATGCTGACCGGCGGCACGGTGGAGAGCGTCACGGCGATGCTCGAGGGCCTTCGGGTCGATGCACTCGGTGTGAACTGCGGCCTCGGACCGCTGCAGCTCTATCCGATCGTAAAACAGCTCCGCGAAGTCTGCTCGCTCCCCATCATTGTAAATCCGAATGCCGGGCTGCCGCATGCGAAGGACGGCGTGACCTACTACGATCTCGGGGCAGAGGAATTCGCCGCGGAGATGAAGAAAATTGCGGAACTCGGTGTCCACGTGCTCGGCGGCTGCTGCGGCACCACGCCGGAGCACATACGCCTCGAAATCGAAGCGACGCGCGCGCTTCCCTTCGAAGCGCCGGTAAATAAGCACCGCGCCGTGGTCTCTTCGTTCTCGCAGACGGTGGAGCTCGGCAAGCGCCCCGTTATCATCGGCGAGCGCATCAACCCGACCGGCAAGAAGCGCTTTAAAGAGGCGCTCCGAACGGGCGATATCGAGTACATCTTGGAGCAGGGCATAGAACAGGAAGAGGCCGGCGCGGACATGCTGGATGTGAACGTGGGCCTTCCGGAGATCAACGAGCCGGAGATGATGGAGACGGTGATGACCAGACTCCAGGGTGTCACGGCGCTGCCGCTGCAGCTCGACACGACGAATTTGGAGGCACTGGAGCGCGGTCTTCGCCTCTACCACGGCAAGGCCATGATCAACTCCGTGAACGGCAAGGAGGAGAGCCTTGAGACCGTACTCCCGCTGGTCGCAAAGTACGGCGGCGTGGTCGTGGGCCTGGCTCTCGATGAGAATGGTATCCCCGAGGATGCGGAGGGCCGCATTCGCGTCGCGAAGAAGATTTATGCGCGCGCGGCGGAGTACGGCATCCCGCCGGAGGACATCATCATCGACGGCCTCGCGATGACCATCTCGACCGACGACAACTCGGCAAATGTGACCCTCGAAGTGCTGCGCCGTGTCCGCGACGAGTTGCACGGGCACTCGATACTCGGTGTCAGCAATATCTCCTTCGGACTGCCGCAGCGCGAGTTGATCAACAGCTTCTTCTTTGCGCTCGCCATGAAGAGCGGGCTCTCCTGCGCCATCATCAACCCGAACAACGAGGCGATGATGGCGGCCTACCGCTCCTACCTGGCGCTCTCCGGATTCGACCGGCAGTGCCAGGGCTATATCGCGGAGTATGCGGGTAAGGCCAATGTGTTTGCGGGTAAGGGCAAGGTCGTTGTCGCGGCAGAGGGCGGCGAGAAGGCAAAAATCGGCAGTGCGGAACTCCCCGAGGGCATGCAGGGCTCGCCCCTCATTGACGCAATCCGCTTCGGTCTCGGCGAGAAGGCGACGGAGGAGACCACGCGCCGCATCGAAGAGGGAGAGGCTCCCCTCGACATCGTAAACCGAGAGCTGATTCCCGCCCTCGATGTGGTGGGCAAGGGCTTTGAAAAGGGGACGCTCTTCCTGCCGCAACTTCTCATGGCGGCGGAGGCCGCAAAGTCTGCCTTTGAAGTGGTCAAGAAGTCCATGAGCGGCACGGCGCGAAAGGAGCGCGGCAGCGTGATACTCGCGACCGTAAAGGGCGATATTCACGACATCGGCAAGAACATTGTGAAGGTGCTCATGGAGAACTACGGCTATAAGGTGTATGACTTGGGCCGTGATGTGCCGGCGGAGGCCATTGTAGAGACCGCGCTGCAACACGATGTAAAGCTCGTCGGCTTAAGCGCCCTGATGACGACAACCGTCGTCAACATGGAGTCGACCATCAAGCTGCTCCGCGAGAAAAAGCCGGATGCCAAGGTCGTGGTCGGCGGCGCTGTCATGACCAAGGAATACGCGGACGATATCGGCGCGGACTGCTACGCGAAGGAAGCCATGGATACCGTGCGCTACGCGGACACGCTGTTCCCGGAGGTATAA
- a CDS encoding DUF6609 family protein, with translation MSLLHPKGEKLAFYHKRACGLWLIAVSLVIFAAAFIGGKQNINMTVFSLGYIAAFLSINANQSLQRRYSEGPSSPFQRKAGFYAIILLFVLMSLFGGPYFASENWRRIWLGAFLATALHFLPFYYVHGKSMLVLSLVSTVNVVLGYAFPELPLVYTAYADAAIKLGFGVYLFCFSKPSKQS, from the coding sequence ATGTCTTTATTGCATCCGAAGGGCGAGAAACTCGCGTTTTATCATAAGAGAGCCTGCGGCCTTTGGTTGATCGCAGTGTCCCTGGTCATTTTTGCGGCCGCGTTCATCGGCGGGAAACAAAACATTAATATGACGGTGTTCAGCCTGGGCTATATCGCAGCGTTTCTTTCGATCAATGCCAATCAAAGTTTGCAGAGGCGTTATTCCGAGGGGCCCTCGAGTCCGTTTCAAAGAAAAGCGGGATTTTACGCAATCATCTTGTTATTTGTGCTGATGTCTTTGTTCGGCGGACCGTATTTCGCAAGCGAAAACTGGAGACGCATCTGGCTCGGCGCCTTTCTGGCCACCGCGCTTCATTTCCTGCCCTTTTATTATGTGCACGGAAAATCGATGCTTGTTCTGAGTCTTGTTTCCACCGTGAATGTTGTGCTCGGCTATGCCTTTCCGGAACTTCCGCTGGTTTACACCGCTTATGCGGATGCGGCAATTAAACTCGGCTTCGGCGTATATCTCTTTTGCTTCTCGAAGCCGTCGAAGCAAAGCTAA
- the upp gene encoding uracil phosphoribosyltransferase: MGEVFVNRHPLVQHKITRLRDKTTGTNEFRSLVEEISMLMGYEALADLETEDIEVETPLERTPSPVIAGRKMAVVPILRAGLGMVNGIQALVPTAKIGHIGLYRDPESHEPVEYYCKLPTPIEERTIVVTDPMLATGGSACDAIRMIKQHGGKKIKFMCIIAAPEGLERLRNAHPDIQIYVGHLDRQLNEHAYILPGLGDAGDRIFGTK; this comes from the coding sequence ATGGGAGAAGTATTTGTGAACCGCCACCCGCTGGTACAGCATAAGATTACCCGTCTCCGCGACAAGACGACCGGAACCAATGAATTTCGCAGTCTGGTCGAGGAGATCAGCATGCTGATGGGATATGAGGCGCTTGCGGATTTGGAGACCGAGGACATTGAGGTCGAGACACCGCTTGAACGCACCCCCTCGCCGGTCATTGCCGGCAGAAAGATGGCGGTCGTGCCGATACTTCGCGCGGGTCTCGGCATGGTAAACGGCATTCAGGCCCTGGTTCCGACCGCAAAAATCGGTCATATCGGTTTGTACCGCGATCCCGAGTCCCATGAGCCGGTCGAATACTACTGCAAGCTTCCCACCCCGATTGAAGAGCGCACCATAGTGGTCACCGACCCCATGCTCGCAACCGGCGGTTCCGCCTGTGACGCCATTCGTATGATTAAGCAGCACGGCGGCAAGAAGATTAAGTTCATGTGCATCATCGCTGCGCCGGAAGGCTTGGAGCGCCTCCGGAACGCGCACCCCGACATCCAGATTTATGTGGGGCACTTAGACCGCCAGTTGAACGAGCACGCCTACATACTCCCGGGTCTCGGCGACGCGGGCGACCGCATCTTCGGCACGAAGTAA
- a CDS encoding ABC transporter permease has translation MLNLFVFREKLRACYARFGNIIVPVLHFSTALLALVLLNNGMGYERRLRAPVAVLLISLLSAFLPWGGICVVLGIAVLLHIFAVSAEFALITFAFLLVLALLYYGFSPRDSVILILTPVLFELKLPYLLPILVGLGGSVFSVIPLSGGIILYYIINYVHNNAAPLTNGESVDVAQKYLQMLNGVLLDKTLILYLLAFSLSLLVVWCVRRLSMDYAWDAGILAGILTMLFVFFLGNFWYGVGVKIVPLLLGLVLAGLLAELYRFLVFSVDYSRTEYSQFEDDDYYYYVKAVPKITVAAPEPKTQTINTPKRPRRSADEGETKR, from the coding sequence ATGCTTAATTTGTTTGTGTTTCGCGAGAAACTGCGTGCATGTTACGCGCGCTTCGGGAATATCATTGTTCCCGTCCTGCATTTTTCGACGGCGCTGCTTGCGCTCGTGCTGCTGAACAACGGCATGGGCTACGAGCGGCGCCTCCGTGCGCCTGTCGCTGTGCTTCTCATTTCGCTGCTCTCGGCCTTTTTGCCCTGGGGCGGCATCTGTGTGGTGCTCGGCATCGCCGTGCTGCTCCATATTTTTGCGGTCTCTGCGGAGTTTGCGCTGATTACCTTCGCCTTTCTTCTGGTACTCGCGCTGCTCTACTACGGTTTCTCCCCGCGGGACAGCGTCATCCTCATCCTGACACCGGTACTCTTTGAGTTAAAACTCCCGTATCTCCTGCCCATCCTGGTGGGACTCGGCGGTTCGGTGTTTTCGGTGATTCCGCTCTCCGGCGGCATTATCCTCTACTACATCATCAACTACGTACACAACAACGCGGCGCCGCTCACCAACGGCGAGTCCGTGGATGTCGCGCAGAAGTATCTGCAAATGCTGAACGGTGTTCTGCTCGATAAGACGCTGATCCTCTACCTCTTGGCATTCTCGCTTTCGTTGCTGGTGGTCTGGTGTGTGCGCAGACTGTCGATGGATTACGCCTGGGACGCAGGCATACTTGCGGGCATACTCACCATGCTCTTTGTGTTTTTCCTCGGGAATTTCTGGTACGGAGTCGGCGTCAAAATCGTGCCGCTGCTCCTCGGCCTCGTGCTCGCGGGTCTGCTCGCCGAACTCTACCGTTTTCTGGTATTCAGTGTCGACTATTCGCGGACGGAGTACTCGCAGTTTGAGGACGATGACTACTACTATTATGTAAAGGCGGTGCCGAAGATTACGGTCGCGGCGCCTGAGCCCAAAACGCAGACAATCAACACGCCGAAGCGCCCTCGAAGAAGTGCGGATGAAGGCGAGACGAAGAGGTAG
- the cdaA gene encoding diadenylate cyclase CdaA, which translates to MQLFFQNLSAGMEFLPRLSLTGIIEICIISWMTYAFLTWVMDTKAWILLRGLLLIVAFVGFCTLFHLDTILWLLGQVTTIAVTALIIIFQPELRSALEQLGNRNILSFLNGLMGESGSASSFSEHTVNELVRASFEMGKVKTGALMVIEQKISLNDIVRTGIDIDGIVSNQLLINIFEHNTPLHDGAVVIRGNTIVSATCYLPLSDSMRISKDLGTRHRAAIGVSEATDAVTIVVSEETGRVSVARAGRLEVMETPEDLRELLLSLIVYETDSKHFAFNGWSFLKGKEKHEKDNTQ; encoded by the coding sequence ATGCAGCTGTTCTTTCAGAATTTGAGCGCGGGAATGGAGTTTTTGCCGCGGCTCTCGCTCACGGGCATCATTGAGATTTGCATTATATCCTGGATGACCTATGCGTTTTTGACCTGGGTCATGGACACAAAGGCGTGGATACTGCTGCGCGGACTCCTGCTGATTGTCGCCTTTGTCGGCTTTTGTACCCTCTTTCATCTGGACACCATACTCTGGCTGCTCGGTCAGGTCACGACCATAGCCGTGACAGCTCTGATTATCATCTTCCAGCCGGAGCTCCGTTCGGCGCTCGAGCAGCTCGGAAACCGGAACATCCTCTCCTTCTTAAACGGACTGATGGGAGAGAGCGGATCCGCCTCTTCGTTCAGCGAACACACGGTCAATGAGTTGGTTCGCGCTTCGTTTGAAATGGGTAAGGTAAAGACCGGTGCGCTCATGGTCATCGAACAGAAGATTTCGCTGAACGATATTGTGCGCACCGGCATCGACATCGACGGCATTGTCTCAAACCAGCTGCTCATCAACATTTTTGAGCACAATACGCCTCTGCACGACGGCGCGGTTGTGATACGCGGCAATACCATTGTGTCGGCAACCTGTTATCTGCCGCTCTCCGACAGCATGCGGATTTCGAAGGATCTCGGAACACGGCATCGCGCGGCCATCGGCGTCAGCGAGGCAACCGATGCGGTGACCATAGTGGTCTCCGAGGAGACGGGACGCGTCAGTGTTGCGCGCGCGGGCAGACTCGAGGTCATGGAAACGCCCGAGGACCTGAGAGAACTGCTCTTATCGCTGATTGTGTATGAGACGGATAGCAAGCACTTTGCCTTTAACGGATGGAGCTTCCTGAAGGGAAAAGAGAAGCATGAAAAAGATAATACTCAGTAA
- a CDS encoding CdaR family protein — protein MKKIILSNWRFKLISLLVGFVIWILLVNISNPEVVRTKTVPLTVLNESVLTRAGKTYTLPNSDSVTVSYQVRTRDAYKIQAEDFRATVDLENLYDITGAVPVMVEVVGNRDLIGGMPTARPGVIRVDTENVQNKVFSLDTHEEGEPESGYEVGAVTLSSRSVRVSGPESEVGRISSVGVRIPVSDATESFSGTAPVIYYDANGNEISLSDERLTVDPKEVEYEVSMLRGKSLTLSFQTSGEPAAGFNMTGIESAVRAIPVTSADTTLLNKTTELSIPASALNIEGAREDKVFQIDVANYLPSGITATGSTAVTVTVKITATTDRNFTLGLNSGISLRGAKSQYRYSMTPETVSVSVQGLATDLLNMNTASLGAYVEVASLGEGVHLIPLHVTLPKGVTATAVPEVTITVSSGETESRQSTESSSESAGSESSSGSESSAESRSGESGSSASATTAAEHSTGESSSGSTEETP, from the coding sequence ATGAAAAAGATAATACTCAGTAATTGGCGCTTTAAGCTGATTTCTCTCCTGGTGGGTTTTGTCATTTGGATCCTGCTCGTGAACATCTCGAATCCCGAGGTCGTTCGGACCAAGACGGTGCCGCTCACGGTTCTGAACGAGAGCGTTTTGACGCGCGCCGGAAAAACCTACACGCTGCCCAATTCCGACAGCGTCACGGTGAGCTACCAGGTCAGAACCAGAGATGCCTATAAAATTCAGGCGGAAGATTTCCGCGCGACTGTGGATCTCGAGAATCTCTACGACATCACGGGCGCTGTCCCGGTTATGGTCGAAGTGGTCGGCAATCGCGATCTGATCGGCGGTATGCCGACGGCGCGCCCGGGTGTGATTCGCGTGGACACGGAGAATGTGCAGAACAAGGTATTCTCGCTCGACACCCACGAAGAAGGGGAGCCGGAGAGCGGTTATGAGGTGGGTGCCGTTACGCTCAGTTCGCGTTCGGTGCGCGTCAGCGGTCCCGAGTCCGAGGTGGGGCGTATTTCCTCGGTCGGTGTCCGCATTCCGGTCTCGGATGCGACGGAAAGTTTTTCCGGCACGGCCCCCGTCATCTACTATGATGCAAACGGCAATGAGATTTCACTGAGCGACGAGCGTCTCACCGTGGACCCGAAGGAAGTGGAGTACGAAGTCTCGATGCTGCGCGGCAAGAGCCTGACGCTCAGCTTCCAGACCTCCGGCGAACCGGCAGCCGGCTTCAATATGACCGGCATCGAGAGTGCGGTTCGCGCGATTCCGGTGACTTCGGCGGACACGACGCTTCTCAATAAGACCACCGAACTCAGCATTCCCGCCTCCGCGCTCAATATCGAGGGTGCGCGAGAGGACAAAGTTTTCCAAATCGACGTGGCGAACTATCTGCCGAGCGGCATCACGGCCACCGGCAGCACCGCCGTTACCGTGACGGTCAAAATCACAGCGACCACGGATCGTAACTTCACACTGGGGCTGAACAGCGGTATTTCTCTTCGCGGCGCGAAGTCGCAGTATCGCTATTCCATGACGCCCGAGACGGTCTCGGTCTCGGTTCAGGGTCTCGCGACCGATCTCTTGAATATGAACACGGCTTCTCTCGGCGCTTATGTCGAAGTCGCTTCTCTCGGCGAAGGCGTGCATCTCATTCCGCTGCATGTGACACTCCCGAAGGGGGTTACGGCAACCGCTGTTCCGGAAGTGACGATTACCGTGAGCTCAGGTGAGACAGAGTCCCGGCAGAGCACGGAGAGCAGCAGTGAGAGTGCGGGCAGCGAGAGTAGTTCGGGCAGCGAGAGCAGTGCGGAGAGTCGAAGTGGGGAGAGCGGAAGCAGCGCTTCCGCGACCACCGCGGCGGAACACAGCACAGGTGAGAGCAGCAGCGGAAGCACGGAGGAAACGCCGTGA
- a CDS encoding O-antigen polymerase → MIVYFLCYLAAVLFARTQYYLLSGTALLFAALVLFWREKRRNGGKVNLLALFSLSFVGGEGVSCLKLSHLQGPWEWQTFAAFFLAYGAFRLAFRFASGVSSRGGRQREGRLAAIREERLFFALIGLSLASFAAFLIEARILGFVPFLVRHMPHAYSYFHVSGLHYLTVSCVLVPSLALIYRTAVRHRGRAETVAVAGAVVLSLLIPVLCVSRFQLLLAVLMAAFTWLTLRRDPIPGPLAVLGFALLLAAYGILSMARGHSVSYLNGIFEMKRHFPIFVSQPYIYIANNYDNVNCLIRELPQHSFGLKMLFPLIALSGLKFLRPELTAFPLYVTKTELTTVTLIYDAWYDFGILGVVAFCALLGFVAARLEKKLREQHSPVFCMFYAQFSIYIMLSFFTTWFSNPATWVYFLETGLIAWFVGGKRQWG, encoded by the coding sequence GTGATTGTATACTTCCTCTGCTATCTGGCAGCGGTGCTCTTTGCGAGAACACAATATTATTTGCTCTCCGGAACAGCGCTGCTATTTGCAGCGCTTGTTCTCTTTTGGAGGGAAAAACGGAGAAACGGCGGCAAGGTAAATCTTTTGGCCCTCTTTTCGCTCTCCTTTGTGGGCGGAGAGGGGGTATCCTGTTTAAAACTCTCGCACTTGCAGGGGCCTTGGGAGTGGCAGACCTTCGCGGCCTTCTTTCTCGCCTATGGGGCCTTTCGTCTCGCCTTTCGCTTTGCGAGCGGAGTAAGCTCGCGGGGCGGAAGACAGCGGGAGGGCAGACTCGCAGCGATACGGGAAGAACGCCTTTTCTTTGCCTTGATCGGCCTGAGTCTCGCCTCGTTTGCGGCCTTTTTAATCGAGGCGCGTATCTTGGGCTTTGTACCCTTTCTGGTGCGCCACATGCCGCACGCCTACTCCTATTTTCATGTGAGCGGTCTTCACTATCTCACGGTCTCCTGTGTGCTGGTGCCTTCTCTCGCCTTGATTTACCGGACCGCAGTGCGACACAGGGGGCGCGCGGAAACGGTCGCGGTGGCAGGCGCGGTGGTTCTCTCTCTTTTGATTCCCGTGCTCTGTGTGTCCCGCTTTCAGCTCTTGCTCGCGGTTCTGATGGCGGCCTTTACCTGGCTCACGCTCCGGCGGGACCCCATCCCCGGCCCGCTCGCTGTACTCGGCTTCGCTCTTTTGCTCGCTGCCTACGGCATCCTCAGCATGGCGCGGGGACACAGTGTCTCCTATTTAAACGGCATCTTTGAGATGAAGCGTCATTTTCCGATCTTTGTGAGTCAGCCCTACATTTACATTGCGAATAACTATGACAATGTAAACTGTCTGATTCGCGAGCTCCCGCAACACAGCTTCGGTCTTAAAATGCTGTTTCCGTTGATTGCGCTCAGCGGACTCAAATTTCTTCGACCGGAGCTCACGGCCTTCCCGCTCTATGTGACCAAGACCGAGCTCACGACCGTCACCCTGATTTATGACGCCTGGTACGACTTCGGCATACTCGGGGTGGTTGCGTTTTGCGCTCTCTTGGGATTTGTCGCGGCGCGCTTAGAAAAGAAACTCAGAGAACAGCACAGTCCGGTCTTCTGTATGTTCTACGCGCAGTTTTCGATTTATATCATGCTATCGTTTTTCACGACCTGGTTTTCAAATCCGGCGACCTGGGTGTATTTCCTGGAGACCGGACTGATCGCTTGGTTCGTCGGAGGAAAAAGACAATGGGGATGA
- a CDS encoding pyridoxal phosphate-dependent aminotransferase, translated as MISRQMQAMLGQNSVIRAMFEEGERLRAEYGSDKVYDFSLGNPNVPAPPRVEQAMREVIDEEPSVMVHGYMNNAGFPDVRKELALTVSWQAEERYRADQFIMTTGAAAALNILLKTVLNPGDEVLSFKPYFSEYKNYVENYGGVLKLVATDPETFLPDLDALRAAIGEKTRALILNSPNNPSGVIYSEELLRGIQAVLAEKEREFGNCILVISDEPYRELVYDGAKVPWVPKIMPHAAVVYSYSKTLSLPGERIGWLLLPDSIPESRDIYRAAVIANRISGFVNAPSYMQRVLKRAHLFHSDFSVYARNRALLLKELPAMGYHLVKPEGAFYLLLKAPNGDDAAFAAKLKEERILTVPCTSFACPGYVRLAYCVAETTVQNALQGFRNVAGYYREQGLL; from the coding sequence ATGATTTCGAGGCAGATGCAGGCTATGCTCGGACAGAATTCCGTGATTCGGGCGATGTTTGAGGAGGGAGAGCGTCTTCGCGCGGAGTACGGCAGCGACAAGGTCTATGACTTCAGCCTAGGGAACCCGAATGTGCCTGCGCCGCCACGTGTCGAGCAGGCAATGCGCGAGGTGATAGACGAGGAGCCGAGTGTTATGGTGCACGGCTACATGAATAACGCAGGTTTCCCCGATGTTCGGAAGGAGCTCGCTCTGACCGTATCTTGGCAGGCGGAAGAACGCTATAGGGCCGACCAATTCATCATGACAACGGGTGCGGCGGCAGCTTTGAACATCCTATTAAAGACTGTCTTAAACCCGGGAGATGAGGTGCTGAGCTTTAAGCCCTATTTCTCGGAGTACAAGAACTATGTCGAGAACTACGGCGGCGTGCTCAAGTTGGTTGCGACCGACCCCGAGACGTTTCTCCCGGATCTCGATGCACTCCGCGCGGCAATCGGTGAAAAGACGCGGGCCCTCATCCTGAACTCGCCGAATAACCCGAGCGGTGTCATTTACTCCGAGGAGCTGCTCCGCGGGATACAGGCAGTGCTCGCGGAAAAGGAGAGGGAATTCGGAAACTGCATCCTCGTAATCTCGGACGAACCCTATCGCGAACTCGTCTATGACGGGGCCAAAGTCCCGTGGGTGCCTAAGATTATGCCCCATGCGGCGGTGGTCTACTCGTATTCCAAGACCCTTTCGCTGCCGGGCGAGCGCATCGGCTGGCTGCTTCTGCCGGACAGCATCCCGGAGTCCCGCGATATCTACCGGGCGGCGGTCATCGCGAACCGCATTTCCGGCTTTGTGAACGCGCCTTCTTACATGCAGCGCGTACTGAAGCGCGCACACTTATTCCACTCGGATTTTTCGGTCTACGCGCGGAACCGTGCCTTATTGCTCAAGGAGCTTCCGGCCATGGGCTATCACTTGGTAAAGCCCGAGGGGGCATTTTATCTGCTCTTAAAGGCACCGAACGGAGACGATGCGGCGTTTGCGGCAAAATTAAAAGAGGAGCGCATTCTGACCGTGCCCTGCACGAGCTTTGCGTGCCCGGGCTATGTGCGTCTCGCGTACTGTGTCGCGGAGACGACGGTCCAAAATGCGCTCCAAGGATTCCGGAATGTTGCCGGATATTATCGGGAGCAGGGGTTACTTTGA
- a CDS encoding DUF4349 domain-containing protein, translating into MKRHFLLLPITLLSLSLASCGMQESSSDRDSSYVAKSAAQNETMAVSEAKSYDTYDGSAAGSDLITLTRGAKEGQKLVTTVSLDMETRDLDAFLKELNTATTGAEGYFESSSMSGSSYDAIDKSRSASFTARIPEDKLAAYLQQLKGSGNVLSENSYVKDVTLEYTDVESRKHALTAERDRLYELLSQAASTEAILSIQQRIGEIDSQLESYESQLRHFDNSVSYSTVNLYVMEVREFRAAQSDSFLQRVKTGFKNSAYFGVELCTTVLVLLLGLSPIWIPVLILVLLLIHFGKKRREKEAKAREEAKARREAAQAEKEAAAAAENNSASSESK; encoded by the coding sequence ATGAAACGACATTTTCTGCTTCTTCCGATTACGCTGCTCTCCCTCTCGCTCGCTTCCTGCGGCATGCAAGAGAGTTCAAGCGACCGGGATTCCTCCTACGTCGCAAAGAGCGCTGCCCAAAACGAGACGATGGCTGTGTCCGAGGCCAAGTCCTATGATACTTACGACGGCAGCGCCGCCGGCAGCGACCTCATTACCCTCACGCGGGGCGCGAAAGAAGGACAAAAACTGGTCACAACCGTGAGTCTCGACATGGAAACGCGCGATCTGGACGCTTTCCTCAAAGAGCTGAACACTGCGACCACGGGAGCAGAGGGCTATTTCGAGAGTTCCTCGATGAGCGGCTCCTCCTACGATGCCATCGATAAGTCCCGCTCCGCGAGCTTTACGGCGCGCATCCCCGAAGATAAACTTGCGGCCTATTTGCAGCAACTCAAAGGTAGCGGCAACGTGCTCTCGGAGAACAGCTATGTGAAGGATGTGACGCTCGAGTATACGGATGTGGAGAGCCGCAAGCACGCGCTGACCGCCGAGCGGGATCGCCTCTATGAACTGCTTTCGCAGGCGGCATCGACCGAAGCCATACTCTCAATTCAGCAGCGCATCGGCGAAATCGACTCCCAGCTGGAATCCTACGAATCCCAGCTCCGCCACTTCGATAATTCGGTCAGCTATTCGACCGTGAACCTCTACGTCATGGAAGTGCGCGAGTTTCGCGCCGCGCAGAGCGACAGCTTTCTGCAGCGCGTCAAGACAGGCTTTAAGAACAGTGCCTACTTCGGCGTAGAACTTTGCACCACCGTTTTGGTTCTGCTGCTCGGCCTCTCCCCGATTTGGATTCCTGTCCTCATCCTGGTTCTTCTGCTGATTCACTTCGGAAAGAAGCGCCGCGAAAAAGAGGCCAAAGCTCGTGAAGAAGCGAAGGCCCGCCGCGAAGCGGCGCAGGCAGAAAAAGAAGCCGCCGCTGCCGCCGAAAACAATTCCGCTTCCTCCGAATCAAAGTAA